A genomic window from Gymnodinialimonas ceratoperidinii includes:
- a CDS encoding DUF2945 domain-containing protein translates to MSDFSEGDSVQWNWGDGTAKGKVQSVFTEKTTRKINGNEVTRNGTKHDPAL, encoded by the coding sequence ATGAGTGATTTCAGCGAAGGCGACAGCGTCCAGTGGAACTGGGGAGACGGCACCGCCAAGGGCAAGGTGCAATCGGTCTTCACCGAGAAGACCACGCGCAAAATCAATGGCAACGAGGTGACCCGCAACGGCACCAAGCACGACCCGGCGCTTTAA